Proteins encoded by one window of Psychromonas sp. L1A2:
- a CDS encoding HD domain-containing phosphohydrolase, which translates to MSSKTKKTTRSIRFTLIRTFIFLCFLVTTVAIGLQYYTSQSIAQKSALQLFNTKALIISNNIKQKDNVINHYSTLLSKFNKLIINQKLHPDALQLFANIMEENKSYNSISLGFKNGDLQQLIHLNKPQNNQDLPKVESATWLLVSIAKQGDQKIRQFSYFDDTFHFISQHQETTDDNVTNLSWYKEAKILTTNKSKLFPLANSSSLGQTSSITIPHTKTVLAIDITLDPFSEFVQKTNDNNQNQLLDEIYLFNGTGHLLGSNQKLIELNNTDKLSFIPYPELTELALHQTSLNKLNSIIINDKPYYAYVAEVDDKTTINSYLAILVPKETLLLPSIKTSIQISALCLALLLILSWCFSSPLTNTIKALLGETKKVKSQDYTQLQHIVSRVTEIKELNSSMVEMSQIIEEYQVQQKQMTALFIKQTAQAMDDKSPYTFGHANRVPELGLMLAKASLKSDSPAFELANEDMLNEFSSNVWSHHYGKLTTAQQVVSKGTKLEASYNRIHEIRMRFEILWRDAEINYFKQSRANPEQNKPLKEALIKQQLQLMRDFGFVAKANLGDTEITEQDLLRLHKIGAQTWFRYFDDRLGLSSIEKLNLTGKKQKLPAQETLLSDKKEHIIKRNNITQVDSGIKIEVADHLYNFGELYNLSIPHGTLTVEDKFEINQSIINTINLLKALPTTHKQATEIKDLSTYHPALKRVISPSKLEEKEFSITQNILLITDIFETLTSIKKPQQPVESLSNAIDILHQLAIDQIIDINLFKLFLSSGVYIKYANKFLHETQIGEVEISKYLN; encoded by the coding sequence TCTTCCTTTGTTTTTTGGTCACTACTGTCGCCATCGGCCTACAATATTATACTAGCCAATCAATTGCACAAAAATCAGCTTTACAACTTTTTAATACTAAAGCGCTTATTATTAGTAATAACATTAAACAGAAAGATAACGTAATAAATCACTACAGCACTCTACTTTCCAAGTTTAATAAATTAATCATTAATCAGAAATTACACCCTGATGCACTACAATTATTTGCTAATATAATGGAAGAAAATAAATCATATAATTCAATCTCTCTTGGATTTAAAAATGGTGACTTACAACAATTAATACATTTAAATAAGCCACAAAATAATCAGGACTTGCCTAAAGTAGAATCAGCAACATGGTTACTAGTATCAATTGCAAAGCAAGGGGATCAGAAAATACGTCAATTTTCTTATTTCGACGACACGTTTCATTTTATTAGCCAACATCAAGAAACGACAGATGATAACGTGACAAACCTTTCTTGGTATAAAGAGGCTAAAATACTAACAACGAATAAGTCTAAACTATTTCCTCTAGCGAACTCTTCTTCGTTAGGTCAAACCTCCTCAATCACTATCCCCCATACAAAAACAGTATTAGCAATAGATATCACCTTAGATCCATTCTCAGAGTTCGTGCAAAAAACAAATGATAATAATCAAAATCAATTATTAGATGAGATTTATTTATTTAATGGTACAGGTCATTTATTAGGGTCAAATCAAAAGCTCATAGAACTCAATAATACCGATAAACTATCATTTATCCCTTATCCAGAATTAACTGAATTGGCCTTACATCAAACGAGCTTAAACAAACTTAATAGCATCATAATTAATGATAAGCCTTATTACGCTTATGTAGCTGAAGTTGATGATAAAACCACTATTAATAGCTATTTAGCTATTTTAGTACCAAAAGAAACCCTACTTCTACCAAGTATCAAAACATCAATACAAATTTCAGCTCTCTGTTTAGCACTGTTATTAATTCTCTCATGGTGTTTTTCTTCTCCTTTAACGAATACGATTAAAGCATTATTGGGCGAAACCAAAAAAGTAAAATCACAAGATTATACACAGCTTCAACATATTGTAAGTCGTGTCACTGAGATCAAAGAGCTGAACAGTTCAATGGTTGAAATGAGCCAAATAATTGAAGAATACCAAGTGCAACAAAAGCAAATGACAGCTCTCTTTATTAAACAAACCGCACAGGCAATGGATGATAAATCGCCTTATACCTTTGGACATGCCAATCGAGTACCGGAATTAGGACTCATGTTAGCGAAAGCTAGTTTAAAATCTGACTCACCTGCTTTTGAGCTAGCAAACGAAGATATGTTAAACGAATTCTCTAGTAATGTTTGGTCGCATCACTATGGCAAGCTTACAACTGCTCAACAAGTTGTCAGTAAAGGAACTAAATTAGAAGCCAGTTATAACCGTATCCATGAAATTAGAATGCGTTTTGAAATACTATGGCGAGATGCTGAAATTAACTACTTTAAACAAAGTAGAGCTAATCCAGAACAAAATAAACCACTTAAAGAAGCACTGATTAAACAACAATTACAATTAATGCGAGATTTTGGATTTGTTGCCAAAGCGAATCTTGGTGATACAGAAATAACTGAGCAAGACCTCCTTCGCTTACATAAAATAGGCGCGCAAACTTGGTTCCGTTACTTTGATGATAGACTAGGCTTATCGTCTATTGAAAAACTTAACTTAACAGGTAAAAAACAAAAATTACCTGCTCAAGAGACTCTATTAAGCGATAAAAAAGAACATATTATTAAGCGTAATAATATCACTCAAGTAGATTCCGGAATCAAAATAGAAGTAGCTGATCACCTCTACAATTTTGGTGAACTATATAATTTATCGATCCCACACGGCACCTTAACGGTAGAAGATAAGTTCGAGATAAATCAAAGCATTATTAACACTATTAATTTGCTAAAAGCATTACCTACAACTCACAAGCAAGCCACTGAAATAAAAGATCTTTCAACATATCACCCTGCATTAAAACGAGTTATTTCCCCTTCTAAATTAGAAGAGAAAGAATTTTCTATAACGCAAAATATCCTACTTATCACTGATATTTTTGAAACGTTAACCTCAATAAAAAAACCTCAACAACCAGTCGAGTCGCTTAGTAATGCTATTGATATTTTGCATCAAT